In the Acaryochloris thomasi RCC1774 genome, ACAAAATAAAACCCATCAAATCATCCTGATGGTGGAGTTAGGCGATTTGCGGGAAGGTATCCTTCCGGGAGATTTGTCTCTCTTCGTGCAAGAAGTCTTGGGCCTACCCAACATTGAAATCATGGGCATTGGCTGCAATTTGGCTTGTTATGGTGGCATCAAGCCAGACACACAAAATATGGACGAGCTATCTGAATTAGTGACTGCAATTGAAGCAAAATTTCAGATAGGCTTCACGGTTATTTCGGGCGGCAACTCGGCTAACTATGAATGGTGTAAATCGACCCAGAAGGCAGGAAGAATCAACAATCTCCGCATTGGGGAATCTATTCTTCTCGGTTGTGAAACAGTCAGCGGCAAGGGGATTCCAGCATTATATCGTAATGCCTTCAAGCTGATTGCGGAAGTGATTGAGGCCAAGGTAAAACCTTCTTTACCCTTTGGTGTGATCTGTCAGGATGCCTTTGGGAATATTCCAGTTATTATGGATCAGGGAATTCAAGCAAGAGCCATTATTGCTTTGGGAAGACAGGATGTTCTGATATCTGGATTAAGTGCTGATAGCGATGTAGAGATACTCGGCTCTAGCAGCGATCACATCGTCCTCAATAGCAAGGGTTGCGATCTGGAAATTGGCAGCGAAGTTGAATTTAGTCTAGATTACGGTGGGGTTCTATCGGCAATGACATCACCCCATATTCAGAAAAAGATTATTGAATCTTTTTGAACATTTCCCAGGATTCTTTTCTCGATGTCATTTCACCTGTCTGTTAAGGAGCCGGTATGGGTAGGGATTTAAAGCTTGTCCAGCTTAGATTGAGAGCAGACAGTCTCCTGTGACAAAGTCCCAAACAATCAACAAATATTATTGAGGTTCAATAGATGAGAGCTAATTCTAGTATTGGGAAATACAGCCACAAGAAGTTTTCGCCACCTGCAACCCGTAGCATTGATAAAACTTGCCAGCAGTGGAAACAAAAAAATGCTGAAGCTCGTGTCGCAGAGGCACAGATACGAATTCTGGAAAAGCAGCAAGCCCAAAGAAATGAAGGAGGCAAGAATAAATAGTAGCAAAATACGTCTAAGGCAAATTCTTGCATACAATATTTGAAAATTGTGATACCTATCGTCTATTAATAAGAGTTATGTTCATATGGTTTTGGCAAGAATTATTTAGCTATACTAGAAGCGGGGAAAGAGTAATTCTTCTTCTGGTATATAAACGCTATTTGAGTTATTTCTCTAAAAGCTCAATATTTTTATTTATTGGTAGTTGATGACCGGTGTGTTGAAAGCTCTAGCTTTTATTAATGAATTTACTAAATCATTCTGAGAATCAAGATGTGAACGCTCAAGAAATGTTACGCCTGTATAGTGAAGGAAAACGAGATTTTAGCCACGTAAGTCTTGTTAAAGTATGTCTGACAAATGCCAATCTAATTGGTGCACACTTGACTGGAGCACACTTGGTTGAAGCAAATCTACAAGGGTCAAACCTCACCAAAGCGCATCTGGCTCAAGCCAAGATGAATCAGTCCAAGCTTTCCGATACAGAAATGATCAACGCATGCTTGATTGATGCAGAAATGATTGATTCTGACCTGAGTGGAGCAGATTTGAGGCAAGCTGATCTCAGTGGAGCAGACTTGAGTGGTGCTAATTTAGGAGGAGCAGACTTGAGAGGAAGCATCTTGCGGGATGTAAATTTAAGTGGTGCAGACTTGAGAGGAGCCGATCTGACAGGGGTTAGTTTAAGCAAAACTAATCTCAGGGGTGCAGACTTAAAGGGAGCCTATATAGATGAGTCAGAATTTCAAGAAGTAGAACGAAGGGAATTAGGTAACTCCAACTTGTCTATATCCGTATAGATACCAAAGAGCCTAATGTCTATCTTAATAGAAAAAATCTCATTTATGCTAATCCTGCCGATGCAATTTTAGTCGGTACAAATCTGACAGACACCAAAATCAAAAAAACAAACTTAGTGAATATCCGCTGGAATGATGTCGACTTGAATGATGTTTCTCTAAGTTAGGCTTGTCGAACATTCTAAACGTCTAAATCTTATTGATATTGGTTGGGTGAGCAAAGATTTTCTAGGGCAATGGCTAATTGTCTTCTATCTCTGTATGCCGGCTATCCAATTTGGATAACCTGACAAAAATATAGTGTACTGAGCATCAATATGGACGAAGACAGCAATATATCTAAGAAGAGGTGACTATTTGAATGATATTAGTTTAGAGGGATCGCATCCTCGTTGGGATGTGATTGCGTTCACAGTAGCTCTTCATCTAGGAGTATTATTGGCATTTATTCCCGCTAATTTTAGTTGGCCAGCCGTTGGTATGGCCATAACCCTACATTGCCTGATCATAGGTTTGGGTATTTCTGTTGGTTTTCATCGGCTAGCAACCCATCGCAGTTTACAGGTTCCAAAGCTGTTGGAGTATTTCTTGATTTTTTGTGGCACTTTGGCTGGTCAGGGCGGCGTCAAAGGTTGGGTGGGCTATCATCGGATGCACCATTTGTATACCGATAGTTCAGGAGATCCGCATGACTCAACTGAAGGATTTTGGTGGAGCCATATTAGCTGGGTGATGCATCAAGTTCCGATGAGAACAGAACTCTCCCGTTTCACAAAAGACATTTCGGATGATTCGTTTTATCAGTTTTGTCACAAGCATTATATTGTTCTGCAAGTCGTGCTAGCTGCTCTACTGTACGGACTAGGTGGAATGCCTTTTGTCGTGTGGGGAATCTTTGTTCGTTTGTTTGTCGGATTCCACGGTACTTTCTTTGTCAATAGTGCTTGTCATAAGTTTGGCTATCGCACCCATGGATTAGATGATCGCTCCACGAACTGTTGGTGGGTCGCGCTACTGACTTTTGGTGAAGGATGGCATAACAATCATCATGCCTTTCAATCTTCAGCACGGTTTGGGTGGCGCTGGTGGGAGATCGATATGGCTTGGCAAACAATTCGACTATTAGAACGATTGAATTTAGCAAGCCACGTTAGGACTACACGAATGTCCCTAACGGGAGAGACATGACCATTAGTAAGCCTGGGGAGTGTCAAATAACCTTAAACGACTATTGATTTAGATGTTTATTATGGGGTTCCTTTATGGAGTCTGAGCAGAGACAAGAGATTACTAATCTATGGGCGTTGAACCTCTCTCCCCAACAAATTGCCAAAAAATTAAGTTTGCCGCTTGAGGAGGTTAGAGAGCTTATTTGGCAGCAATCGCATAAGAAGTAATCCCCACTCTACTGACAATACGTCAGAAAGTTGTTATACAGCTAATTGTTCTCAATTAAGAGTTGCAAATATCGGAGTCGATAGGTCGTTTTGGAACCTGAGATGTAGCAGATACATCGGAGTAACAGCAATTTAGTTCCTGGCGACCAAAACTAGGAACAACCCGAGTAAGATTTATGCCTGCCTGACCGCTCAATATAAGAACCTTTGAGAACGTTTAACAGCCCCTAAGTAGTCATGGATTGATGCTGATTATGGGAAAGATCTCGAAGCACTAACAATTACTCTCCTCCCCCCCAAAAAAAAGGATATGCATCATGTTTGAGTGCTTTACAGAGAAAGCCATCAAGGTAATTATGCTTGCCCAAGAGGAATCCCATCGTCTTAAACAAATGTTTGTCGGTACAGAGCTAATTCTATTGGGTCTTATTGGCGAGGAAACTGGAATCGCGGCAACAGTCCTAAAGTCTCTGGGAGCAAATCTGCCTAAAGCGCGGCTCGACGTTGAAAAATCGGTGGGGAAAGGCTCAAGCCCTGTAAAGGCTGAGATTACATTTACCCCGCGAAGCAAACGGGTGCTGGAATCTGCTCTGGAAGAATCTCGACAGTTGGGGCATAGCTACGTGGGTACTGAACACTTATTGTTGGCGCTGATCAAGGATGAGCAAGGTGTTGCGGCACAAGTTCTTTTGAACCTAGAGATTGACGTTATCGACATTCGGACTCGAGTGATGCAAAGACTCTCTGAGCCAACAGCGGTTCCCTCTGGCAATCGCCCAACGGTTCAGAGAAACTATAACTTCCCCAAGAGATCGACACTCGACGAGTTCGGTACCAACTTGACCCAACTTGCTGTAGAGGGAAGCCTTGATCCAGTCGTGGGGCGTCAAACTGAAGTGCAGCGAATGATCCAAATTCTCAATCGCCGTACGAAGAACAATCCCATCTTGATTGGCGAACCTGGCGTGGGAAAAACAGCCTTAGCAGAGGGACTGGCCCAACGGATTGTGAATCATGATGTTCCTGACGCTATCGAGGGGAAATGCGTTTTTACACTCAATGTTGGCTCGTTATTAGCGGGTACGAAGTATCGAGGTGAATTTGAGGAACGCCTGAAGGCCATTGTGGAGGAAGTCCGCAGCAGTGGAAATATCATATTGGTGATTGATGAGATTCATACCCTCGTTGGCTCCGGGGCGGCAGAGGGTGGGCTTGATGCAGCCAATATCCTCAAGCCATCTTTGGCACGGGGTGAACTTCAGTGTATCGGTGCAACCACACTGGATGACTATCGTCAGTACATTGAACGAGATTCTGCTCTAGAGAGACGGTTTCAGCCTGTCATGGTCAATGAATCCAGCGTTGAAGAGACAATTGAAATACTGAAGGGTTTACGCAGTTGCTATGAGCAACATCATCAACTTGAAATTTCTGACCTGGCTTTAGAAGCAGCCGCTAAACTCTCTGATCGCTACATTTGCGATCGCTTCTTGCCAGATAAAGCGATCGATCTGATTGATGAGGCCGGCTCCAAGATCCGTATCAGCTCTTCTAAAGCAGCCTCTACTGACAAAAAGCTCAGCAAAGAACTGCGCCAAATTCTCAAGGAAAAAGGGAACGCAACTCAAAAACAGGATTACTCACTCGCTAGAGAGCTACGCATCCGCGAAGTTGAAATTCAGAACAAGCTTCAGGGGGATAGCCAAACGCTGTTCTCCAATCCTGCCGATCTCATTCTTCCGATCGTTAATGAAGAAGATATTGCCAGTATCGTCGCCTCTTGGACAGGCGTTCCAGTCAATAAGCTCACAGAATCTGAGTCTGAAAATCTTTTGCAGTTAGAAGATATCCTGCATCAGCGGATTATTGGTCAGGAGGAAGCTGTTAAAGCCGTTTCTCGCGCCATGCGCCGAGTCCGCACAGGGCTTAAAGATCCGAACCGCCCCATCGCTAGCTTTATCTTTTCAGGTCCTACAGGGGTCGGGAAGACGGAACTGGCTAAAGCTCTAGCTTCTTCCTACTTCGGATCTGAGGCGGCTATGATTCGACTGGATATGTCTGAATATATGGAAAGTCACACGGTTGCCAAGCTGGTTGGTTCTCCCCCTGGCTATATCGGCTTCGACGAGGGAGGGCAACTCACAGAAGCCGTTCGCCGCCAGCCATACACCGTAGTACTATTTGACGAAATTGAAAAAGCCCACCCAGATGTATTTAATCTACTGCTGCAGGTCTTAGAAGATGGTCGTCTCACCGATGCCAAAGGCCGGACTGTAGATTTCAAAAACACCCTCTTGATCATGACCTCTAACGTTGGCTCGAAGGTGATTCAAAAAGGGGGAAGTGGTTTAGGCTTTGAGTTCTCTGATGATTTAGCCGGTGCTCAATACAGCCGCATTGTCTCAGTTGTGAATGAAGAACTCAAACAGTTTTTTCGTCCTGAGTTCCTCAACCGTCTGGATGAAATCATTGTCTTCCAGCAGCTTAACAAAACTGAGGTTAGGCAGATTGCTGATATTCTGCTGCACGAAGTGTTTGCTCGAGTAGCAGAGCGCAGGATTGCGGTAGAGGTCACTGATCTATTTAAGGAGCGACTGGTAGAAACAGGCTATGACCCTGAAATGGGAGCGCGTCCACTGCGTCGAGCGATCACCAGACTCTTAGAAGATTGTCTGGCAGAAGAAATCCTGACCGGGCGGGTTAAGACAGGCGATGCGGTTATCGTAGATGTTAATGGGGCGGGGCAAACGCAGGTTCTAATCAAACAAGTAGAGAGAAGTGGTTGCAAGTAAGGGAGATATTTTAGAAGCAAGTTCGAAAAGCGTTAATAGTCCATCCGAGCGATTACCCATTCAATTTAGGTCAGCCGCAGCGAAATGATGAAAAATACCGTTAATGAAGGGCGTTCAAAACATCAGGGATTCAAGGAGACAAAGCCCAGCTCCACTAAGGTCTTAGATCTGGATCAGGTGGGGCAAGATTGGAATGACTACCGTGCGATGCAGAGGCAGATTATTGCCGAAGAAAGAAAGCAAAATGCTGAGAAAGCTTAAATGCTGGGTTGGCTAATTGTGGGGATGATAATAGCCTTCTGACAAGATCCTTTGAAAGCAGCTTATCAGAGGAGAAAAAGACTGAGTTCTTGACTCCGAAGCTATTTCAGCAGATCAGTAGCGGTGCATCTGTAGCAAGATTGTGTTCATTTTTAAAGAAATGCTATGAAAACGAAATCTAATATTTCGAGTACAGGATTTATTTCAAAAAAACCGGCTAAATTGGAAGAGAATCGCAAAACGTGGGAACAAAGAAACGCAACGGTTAGAGCTGACGAAGCAAACAAACGAATTGCCCTGAAGAAGCAGAAGAAAGAAGAGGAAAATAACTATCTAGAGTGAGGGTTACGACAACGGTTCTGCGAAAGCGTAATTAGATAACAGCTATCTG is a window encoding:
- a CDS encoding ATP-dependent Clp protease ATP-binding subunit, yielding MFECFTEKAIKVIMLAQEESHRLKQMFVGTELILLGLIGEETGIAATVLKSLGANLPKARLDVEKSVGKGSSPVKAEITFTPRSKRVLESALEESRQLGHSYVGTEHLLLALIKDEQGVAAQVLLNLEIDVIDIRTRVMQRLSEPTAVPSGNRPTVQRNYNFPKRSTLDEFGTNLTQLAVEGSLDPVVGRQTEVQRMIQILNRRTKNNPILIGEPGVGKTALAEGLAQRIVNHDVPDAIEGKCVFTLNVGSLLAGTKYRGEFEERLKAIVEEVRSSGNIILVIDEIHTLVGSGAAEGGLDAANILKPSLARGELQCIGATTLDDYRQYIERDSALERRFQPVMVNESSVEETIEILKGLRSCYEQHHQLEISDLALEAAAKLSDRYICDRFLPDKAIDLIDEAGSKIRISSSKAASTDKKLSKELRQILKEKGNATQKQDYSLARELRIREVEIQNKLQGDSQTLFSNPADLILPIVNEEDIASIVASWTGVPVNKLTESESENLLQLEDILHQRIIGQEEAVKAVSRAMRRVRTGLKDPNRPIASFIFSGPTGVGKTELAKALASSYFGSEAAMIRLDMSEYMESHTVAKLVGSPPGYIGFDEGGQLTEAVRRQPYTVVLFDEIEKAHPDVFNLLLQVLEDGRLTDAKGRTVDFKNTLLIMTSNVGSKVIQKGGSGLGFEFSDDLAGAQYSRIVSVVNEELKQFFRPEFLNRLDEIIVFQQLNKTEVRQIADILLHEVFARVAERRIAVEVTDLFKERLVETGYDPEMGARPLRRAITRLLEDCLAEEILTGRVKTGDAVIVDVNGAGQTQVLIKQVERSGCK
- a CDS encoding acyl-CoA desaturase → MNDISLEGSHPRWDVIAFTVALHLGVLLAFIPANFSWPAVGMAITLHCLIIGLGISVGFHRLATHRSLQVPKLLEYFLIFCGTLAGQGGVKGWVGYHRMHHLYTDSSGDPHDSTEGFWWSHISWVMHQVPMRTELSRFTKDISDDSFYQFCHKHYIVLQVVLAALLYGLGGMPFVVWGIFVRLFVGFHGTFFVNSACHKFGYRTHGLDDRSTNCWWVALLTFGEGWHNNHHAFQSSARFGWRWWEIDMAWQTIRLLERLNLASHVRTTRMSLTGET
- a CDS encoding pentapeptide repeat-containing protein, whose amino-acid sequence is MDTKEPNVYLNRKNLIYANPADAILVGTNLTDTKIKKTNLVNIRWNDVDLNDVSLS
- a CDS encoding pentapeptide repeat-containing protein — its product is MNAQEMLRLYSEGKRDFSHVSLVKVCLTNANLIGAHLTGAHLVEANLQGSNLTKAHLAQAKMNQSKLSDTEMINACLIDAEMIDSDLSGADLRQADLSGADLSGANLGGADLRGSILRDVNLSGADLRGADLTGVSLSKTNLRGADLKGAYIDESEFQEVERRELGNSNLSISV
- a CDS encoding alanine/ornithine racemase family PLP-dependent enzyme is translated as MPAFLPRIEISLPKIQHNAQILSELYGQKGISLMGVTKATLGEPAIASAMLRGGVQFIADSRIENILRMKQAGIIAQFVLLRTALSQAKSVIESVNVSLNTELKTIQALSHYAKEQNKTHQIILMVELGDLREGILPGDLSLFVQEVLGLPNIEIMGIGCNLACYGGIKPDTQNMDELSELVTAIEAKFQIGFTVISGGNSANYEWCKSTQKAGRINNLRIGESILLGCETVSGKGIPALYRNAFKLIAEVIEAKVKPSLPFGVICQDAFGNIPVIMDQGIQARAIIALGRQDVLISGLSADSDVEILGSSSDHIVLNSKGCDLEIGSEVEFSLDYGGVLSAMTSPHIQKKIIESF